A stretch of the Filimonas lacunae genome encodes the following:
- a CDS encoding TspO/MBR family protein: MKANRKLVLSILLPILVGSLASIPTSRNVRNWYVTINKPGFNPPNWLFAPVWTTLYVIMGISLYCIWKLPASVTRNNALKLFMAQLALNFLWSFLFFEFHLIAWALVDIILLLLFIILCIAGFSRISRVSAWLLVPYLAWVSFATALNYTIYKLN, encoded by the coding sequence ATGAAAGCAAACAGGAAATTAGTATTGTCTATTCTGTTGCCTATACTGGTAGGTTCTTTAGCCAGCATTCCTACCAGTAGAAATGTGCGCAACTGGTATGTAACCATTAACAAACCCGGCTTTAACCCGCCCAACTGGCTGTTTGCGCCGGTATGGACAACCTTATATGTGATCATGGGCATAAGCCTGTATTGTATCTGGAAGCTACCTGCCAGTGTTACCCGCAACAATGCGTTGAAGTTGTTTATGGCGCAACTGGCCCTCAACTTTTTATGGTCGTTCCTCTTTTTCGAGTTTCATCTGATAGCCTGGGCATTGGTGGATATTATTTTGCTGCTGCTATTCATCATTTTGTGCATAGCGGGTTTTAGCCGTATCAGCAGGGTGTCGGCCTGGTTGCTGGTGCCTTACCTGGCATGGGTAAGTTTTGCTACTGCTTTAAACTATACTATTTACAAACTGAATTAA